One window of the Amphiura filiformis unplaced genomic scaffold, Afil_fr2py scaffold_57, whole genome shotgun sequence genome contains the following:
- the LOC140144474 gene encoding craniofacial development protein 2-like, with protein MEENAKGGREAQGHNGRNHQRPGDCRLPMNRDPRVTSADDVTQPKPKGTPIVGNCVIDKGHKDGQTTLNICTYNTRTLKTDESLESLLDELQNFKWDIIGLCETKREGEGVVELQGGAWLYNQGKTEDNKDAKGIGFLIHPKFKDFVKGMKCHSNRVISVTVQLTGNKQLRIVQVYAPTSEYDDEAVEEVYEEIAKAIEESEAEYTIVMGDFNAKIGSYQPGEESIMGKFGIGERNDRGDMLLEFAAQQGLVIANTYFKKRTK; from the exons ATGGAAGAGAATGCTAAAGGAGGCCGTGAAGCCCAAGGCCACAATGGGCGCAATCATCAAAGACCTGGTGACTGCAGATTGCCTATGAATCGTGACCCAAGAGTGACATCTGCGGATGACGTCACACAGCCAAAGCCAAAAGgaacacccatagtgg GAAACTGTGTGATCGATAAGGGTCACAAGGATGGACAAACAACACTCAACATTTGTACGTATAATACTAGGACCTTGAAAACAGATGAATCTCTAGAGTCCTTATTGGATGAACTACAAAACTTCAAGTGGGACATAATTGGATTATGTGAAACGAAGAGGGAAGGAGAGGGTGTAGTGGAACTTCAAGGAGGAGCATGGTTATACAACCAAGGAAAAACAGAGGACAACAAGGATGCAAAAGGGATTGGGTTTCTTATACacccaaaattcaaagactttgtGAAGGGAATGAAATGTCACTCAAACCGAGTCATTTCTGTCACAGTGCAACTCACTGGAAACAAACAACTACGCATAGTTCAGGTGTATGCCCCCACCAGCGAGTATGATGATGAGGCAGTGGAAGAGGTTTATGAGGAAATAGCGAAGGCGATAGAAGAAAGTGAAGCTGAGTACACTATAGTAATGGGAGACTTCAATGCCAAAATAGGAAGCTACCAACCCGGAGAGGAGTCCATCATGGGAAAGTTTGGGATAGGAGAGAGAAACGATAGAGGGGACATGCTGCTGGAGTTTGCTGCACAACAAGGACTAGTCATCGCAAACACTTACttcaaaaaaagaacaaaatag